CACTCGGACTCGAAGTGCGCGAGCGCGTAGGCGGCTACGGGGTTGTCGCGTTGCTAAAAGGCGCGAAGCCTGGTCCCATCGTGGCGTTTCGCGCAGACATGGATGCTGTTCGATCCAATCAGCCCGATCCTGTTTCATTTGCGTCTGAAAAACCTGGTATACGCCATATTTGTGGGCACGACATCCACACAACTGTTGGTGTTGCTTTAGCTGAAGGATTACATGCAGTTCAGGATGACCTGCAGGGCTCGGTGCTTTTTATATTCCAACCAGCAGAAGAAAGTGTTCAGGGGGCGCGAGCAATGATAGATGATGGCGCACTGGAAAACCCACGTCCGGATGCAATATTTGCCTATCACACGGCCCCGATTGAAGCGGGAAAACTTGGTAGCAAAGCAGGCATAATGATGGCCGCCAGAGACCGGTTTACCATTGTACTTAAAGGTGAAAGCCTTGAAGGAGTTGTAAACACGCTCAAAGCAGATCTTAACAACCTGACTACCCTCGAACCCGGGCAAACATCAGCAACTGGCGACTTTGCCCAAGTTTTTGTGTTCAACGCGCTCAGTATGACTGGTGAAAATGCATGGCAAATAAACGGTGGCATTACCCTCGCGGGCACAGCCATGCGCGACCAGATGCAGCACCGCATTGCAGCTTTGCTGGCCACCTTAAAAGAACAAGGTGTTGCTTCAACGTTTGAGTACGCGGAAACCAATGCCGCCGGCGTGACCAACGATCCGGCTCTCGAAAAGGCATCACACGCACCTATACAGTCGGTACTGGGAGAAGGTGCCATACAGACACTGAACAGCGTTCCAACCCCGTTTTCGGAAGATTTTGGCCTATTTCAGAAGCACGTACCCGGTGTGATGTACTTCCTGGGTGTGGCGAATAGCCAAAAGGGCTGGGTAGGCATGCCGCATACACCAGATTTTGTGGCTGATGAGGCCGCCATATTTCATGGTGCCAGGGCTATGGCAGCTGTCTTTATCAAATTAATGGAAGATAAACGCTAAGCACTTGGCTTTTCATCCCAGATAAAAGCGTCTATTCTCGGATGTGTGTATCT
This genomic interval from Bacteroidota bacterium contains the following:
- a CDS encoding amidohydrolase, which codes for MRRLIAVITIFTIAGFVQHCAALQADPSITLQERVDAHLETVEADLIAFRRDLHRHPELSGQEKRTAGAVAKHLKALGLEVRERVGGYGVVALLKGAKPGPIVAFRADMDAVRSNQPDPVSFASEKPGIRHICGHDIHTTVGVALAEGLHAVQDDLQGSVLFIFQPAEESVQGARAMIDDGALENPRPDAIFAYHTAPIEAGKLGSKAGIMMAARDRFTIVLKGESLEGVVNTLKADLNNLTTLEPGQTSATGDFAQVFVFNALSMTGENAWQINGGITLAGTAMRDQMQHRIAALLATLKEQGVASTFEYAETNAAGVTNDPALEKASHAPIQSVLGEGAIQTLNSVPTPFSEDFGLFQKHVPGVMYFLGVANSQKGWVGMPHTPDFVADEAAIFHGARAMAAVFIKLMEDKR